Part of the Deltaproteobacteria bacterium genome is shown below.
GCCCTGTTGGCGGTGATCACTGTATCGCCCTGATCGATGGTTCCCTCTCCGGTGAGATCGAAGAGGGGAGTTATGGTAGAGGTGCCGCTGGTGTAATATACACCGTATACTCTGGACGTACCACCTGTAGTGCAAGGGTCGTTGGGATCATTGGATGGTTTATAGGTGAGGAAGAAGACTACCTCCCGGTAGACCAAAAAGTCTCCCAGGCACCTCTCCCTATCCTCCACGAGGTGGAAATACCAGCCTTTCCCTTCTACAGTGGTGGCTATATCCTGACTTGGATAATTTTCATGCACGATAGCATAACCGGTGAGACTTTCATTACCTGTAACCTGCCCCGAGATGATGACCCGGTGATCCAGATTGGATAGGGTAATGGTGCTGTTTGCCAGGATATACCCTTGAGTATCATCCCAATATCGATCATAGACCCCCACGGCCATAAACTTGCTTCTGTCTTCACCGCTGCCGTTGATGGTCTCTGTTATCGAGCATCCGTTCCCGCTGGGGCATGAACCACCCACAACACCTGGAGGACAGACAACGCCCTCATCGCAGCATACATTATCATTGTAACACAAGTACCTTCCAGTACCCACATAGATCCATAAACGGCCACCATCATCCAGAGAGACCATGGGCTTCATCAGTATGGGTTGATCAGCATTGGTTGGGCTGAGGGCAAGCAGCGGTTCTGGATTAGTTGCACCGGGATCTAGGCCAGCCACATCGATAATCCAACTCGAAGGTTGAGAATAGCTCTTACTTTCGCCGGATCCTGTAAAGGTCTTGATGCGCCACAGGTTTCCCTTGGCATCGCCGATGTAGATCACGTCCACACTGTAATCGAGGTCATAGTCCACGGCCACAGGCGAGCCGAAGAAGTTGTTGGCACCCCTAGTACCCAAAGAAATAGTCCTCACAATGTTCCCATTACTGGGATTGACAACGAAGATATAGCCATTTGTATCAGAGTAACCATCTGCAGTGGAATTTCCCTCACCATCCCTTGTCTTGGGGCCGGAGCCAAAGACCACGTACCAGTTGTTCTCCACCTTTACCGCAATGGGCTTAGAGGTTGTATAGCCAAACCGCTCATCATTGATCTCCCACTTCACTGCAGGAGGACTGCTCGGATTGGTGATATCCAGGGCGAAGTATGCCGACCTCAACCAGGTATCTGCTGTGCCGTCATCATCGGTATCCACGTGGACAGGGGTCCCTCCTAGCCTCATTCCCCCCAGCAGGATGAACTTCCAATCAGTACCCAGCTTCATCTCCCAGATCCTGCTGCTCAAATCGACGTAGAAGCAATGGCAATAGTTGGTATCGGCGAGCCACTTCAGATGAGGCAACAGATTATAGGGAATATAGGCCCAGAGTTCCTCTCCAGTGCTGGCATCAAAGGCATGGAGCATCCCGTCATTGGCCCCGGTAAATACGACCTCATCACGGGTAGTGTTTGCCCAGTAGAAGTCCCAGTATGTGCTATCCCCGTAGATCAGATCAAAGCGGGCAGAGGGTTTCCCGGTAAAGATGGGGCGAGCATGGATGATATCCCCCAAATAGTAATATCGCCCATCATCCTCCCAATACCTACTCCTGAGGTTGAACCCTCCAGGGGGATTGTCATTACCCCTGATGTAGGAGATCAGGGCGCTGACCTCTGTACTTTCATCATATGTACCATTATTATTAAAATCGACGTCAAAGTACTTCCCAATGGTAGTGGCATGGTCAGTGTCAAAGGGGACCTTGCTGCCAGAGATAAAGGTGGAAATGTTCCGGGAATCACTAACTGCCTTCTCGGCCACCTTGACGGCACCATCCCAGACAGGATTGTCATAAATCCCATCGTCATCCGTATCCTGAGCTGGGTCTCCATTGGCGTTGAGGATGTTTCCATCAGCATCCAGATTGAATGCCCGGATGTTCCCCCACCACAGATACTGCTCCGGATGTTTATAGTAGGGGATAAAGATCCTCCTGGCGCTCGAGGTGGTCTCAGAGGTAACGGCCACAGAGGAGGCGGATGCCGCACTGTGCACAATATCTTCAAAGATGTTCTCGAGGGCGGTGGCTATCTCATCAGCATCTTCCGCTAGGTAATAGTCCCCTCCCCCCTTCTCGGCCGCTTTATGTAACAACGTATCCCCAACGCCTACACTACCAAACATATAGACGCTGTAAAAGGCGATCGTCTGGTCGTTTGGAAGATCTGACCGGAGGTCTTGTGTATGGGCATAGTAGGCAACATCGTCCAGGTAGGCGGAGCCACAGGAACCATGCTTCTTAGAGTAGCAACTGGTGGGATCAGGCCAATTACAGGATTTGTCACCGCAGCTTGTATCCCCGCAATTAAAGGGGTATACACAGGGATCAGTCCAGTCATAGTCATAACCACAGCCAGCACCTGGTTTAGGGTCACACCCATCCCCATCATAATCCCGCAGCCATGAGGGTATTTTCAGATCCTGGGTCGTTTCTCCGTCGGTGAGCAGTACTATGTAGTTTTTGGCGCACCAAATCTTATTCTGGTAGTCTTCATTATAGAGGGGGTCCCTCTCCGGGTGTGAGCCATCAGCTACCGTATAATCACTGCTGTAATAGTAGGGGGATTCCTGCTGGAAATACCTGATCCCCTCATAGAGGCTCTCTGTCAAGGGAGTCCAGCTGCTTTTCTCACAGGTAGCGTCAGTACAGTTATATGTGTTCCAACTGCTTGGGTGCACGTAGTTGCGACTGAGATCGGCCACCAGCTCATTCAACTGCGTGGAATCGAGTTTCTTGACATACTTAGTGATGTGACCGCCGTCTACTATATTTGTATCCGTTGGGTCGATGTTAAAATACATCAACCCAAGCCGCACATCTCCTTCCAGATCGTGAAGGAGCCCTGTGGGCTCAAAGCCATCCGGAATCTTCACCCGAACGTTATATGTTCCCTTGCACGACCAACCCCGATAGACCTTCAACAGACCGCAGGTGCCACCTGATGCGGCGTCCACTGTCTGATAGAGATGGTTTCCCTGGCCATGGAAAGGGGTCTGATAAGGCGTAGTATTATCATTATAGTAATTATCATAACTACCTCCATAGGTTTCTACATTGAGAAACAGATATGTGTTGCTCCCCTCGGTCCTTCGCGCCCCCCCGATAAGGACATACTTCGCCATATCAACCCTCGTCATGCAGCACCAGTTGAGGAAATTGCCACTCCAATCACCACTACCAGATTCAGATTCATAAAAATATTTCCCCGAAGAGCTATAATTGTATCGCTTTGTGGGATCAAAGAACCCCTTATAGGACTTATTTCTATCGTAGGGTTCTTTGTAGGCATCTTCCTTCATACTGCCGGAGTTGTCGAGTATGACCAGGACATTGGGCAGCACTGTCACCCCTGTGCCTGAGGGAGGGGTGGCACAGGGGGCGGCAAAGGCCAGGGAAGATGGGACGACAAACACCACCAAAAGGGGAATAATCGCCTTAACTAAAAAGGAACGGGAAAATCGGGGTCTTGTAAATTTTGTTAAAACAGAAAATAGTGACATGACAGTACCCCCCTCATTAAATAATTTGCTTTACCCTCATCCTACCCGCACAATTTTCGTGATCTATGACAAAATTGCCATTACACGGGGGAGCGCTCTATGTAATAGACCTTGCACCCCTTTCGTTTAACTCCTTGATCAGATCCAACCTGGTTATCTTCTTAACCCTTTTACTCTGCCCCATGTTTACATCTTGATCAGTTACCTCTGCGCAACGGACAAAGAAAATGACCCGTATAGGTCGGCTAAATTCAACCCTAGTTTTCCCACCAAAATAAAAGTCCTCTGTCTTAAAATCTTCTGCCAGATCCCAGCGAAGCCCTTTGATCAAGGCCCAACCCTCTGTCAGATCGATGGCCCGTAAATTACCCTCCATCTTATAGAGTTTTGTGATCACCACTTTCTCCTGGGCAAGGCCGATAAGGGAGAATATCAGCACGAAGGCCAACAGACACGGTATGATCAGCTTAAGCCTCGTCATCAACTCATCATCTCCTTATTTAAGGTTAAATAATCCATTTCCTACCTCCCTCTTAGTGAACGACCCGGCGGTAGGTGGTCTTCACCCTGGACTGGGAGCTAGCCGTACCCGTAGATGTGGAGTCTATCTGGTAGTATAAAATCCACTTAGTCTCCCCTTGACCCCTGCCGTACTCGGCACTCGATCCAGGGATGCGTTCCCTCTTGATCCGATCGACATGGATCGTCATATTGCAGTTGCCAATGGTAGAGGCAACCCATGGGGATCTGTGATCACATACATCATCGGCTATATAAGTATTTTCCCAATTAGGGTCAAATCCTGTCACCTCATCCTGTAAGCTAACACCAAGATAATCATCAGAGTGCGGGGTAGCACCTCCGGGGAGGCTCTTGTTGTTGAGGATCAACTCGATTATCCTGCGACCGTAGTCTGTCCCCCCATCAGCAGCGTAGAAGGCGTCCTCCAAAAGCCTCTCGTTCCCCACAATCCTCGTCTCCACAGTAGAGGTAAAGACCGCATATACCCCGATAAGGGTGAGCACAATAAGAACAAGCAGGGCAATGATCAGGGCAGTGCCCTGTTTCGCCCTTAACCTTTGTAATACCATAGGCAATGACATGTAATCCCCTCCTTATAGACCCAGGTTGCGCACATGGGCCCTTGTGGTTAAGACCCTCCTCCTGAAACCGTCCGGACCATTGAGGGTGGTTGTATGATCTTCTAACGGGGGTTGGTTGAATTGGGCCTGAGCAGCAGCATCCTGCACGACGGCATCC
Proteins encoded:
- a CDS encoding PQQ-binding-like beta-propeller repeat protein gives rise to the protein MSLFSVLTKFTRPRFSRSFLVKAIIPLLVVFVVPSSLAFAAPCATPPSGTGVTVLPNVLVILDNSGSMKEDAYKEPYDRNKSYKGFFDPTKRYNYSSSGKYFYESESGSGDWSGNFLNWCCMTRVDMAKYVLIGGARRTEGSNTYLFLNVETYGGSYDNYYNDNTTPYQTPFHGQGNHLYQTVDAASGGTCGLLKVYRGWSCKGTYNVRVKIPDGFEPTGLLHDLEGDVRLGLMYFNIDPTDTNIVDGGHITKYVKKLDSTQLNELVADLSRNYVHPSSWNTYNCTDATCEKSSWTPLTESLYEGIRYFQQESPYYYSSDYTVADGSHPERDPLYNEDYQNKIWCAKNYIVLLTDGETTQDLKIPSWLRDYDGDGCDPKPGAGCGYDYDWTDPCVYPFNCGDTSCGDKSCNWPDPTSCYSKKHGSCGSAYLDDVAYYAHTQDLRSDLPNDQTIAFYSVYMFGSVGVGDTLLHKAAEKGGGDYYLAEDADEIATALENIFEDIVHSAASASSVAVTSETTSSARRIFIPYYKHPEQYLWWGNIRAFNLDADGNILNANGDPAQDTDDDGIYDNPVWDGAVKVAEKAVSDSRNISTFISGSKVPFDTDHATTIGKYFDVDFNNNGTYDESTEVSALISYIRGNDNPPGGFNLRSRYWEDDGRYYYLGDIIHARPIFTGKPSARFDLIYGDSTYWDFYWANTTRDEVVFTGANDGMLHAFDASTGEELWAYIPYNLLPHLKWLADTNYCHCFYVDLSSRIWEMKLGTDWKFILLGGMRLGGTPVHVDTDDDGTADTWLRSAYFALDITNPSSPPAVKWEINDERFGYTTSKPIAVKVENNWYVVFGSGPKTRDGEGNSTADGYSDTNGYIFVVNPSNGNIVRTISLGTRGANNFFGSPVAVDYDLDYSVDVIYIGDAKGNLWRIKTFTGSGESKSYSQPSSWIIDVAGLDPGATNPEPLLALSPTNADQPILMKPMVSLDDGGRLWIYVGTGRYLCYNDNVCCDEGVVCPPGVVGGSCPSGNGCSITETINGSGEDRSKFMAVGVYDRYWDDTQGYILANSTITLSNLDHRVIISGQVTGNESLTGYAIVHENYPSQDIATTVEGKGWYFHLVEDRERCLGDFLVYREVVFFLTYKPSNDPNDPCTTGGTSRVYGVYYTSGTSTITPLFDLTGEGTIDQGDTVITANRAVGAAILEMPSGKSFAGGSPIALGNILYLPLGVTVIINPPGSPYETGITSWKEVMD
- a CDS encoding pilus assembly PilX N-terminal domain-containing protein; protein product: MSLPMVLQRLRAKQGTALIIALLVLIVLTLIGVYAVFTSTVETRIVGNERLLEDAFYAADGGTDYGRRIIELILNNKSLPGGATPHSDDYLGVSLQDEVTGFDPNWENTYIADDVCDHRSPWVASTIGNCNMTIHVDRIKRERIPGSSAEYGRGQGETKWILYYQIDSTSTGTASSQSRVKTTYRRVVH